In Henriciella litoralis, the genomic window CGTTCCTGCCTTGGGATATCCGACAGGTCTTTACGCACCCCGATCCGGAAGTGACCAATCAGGAAGTCCTGCGCGACCTTGAGCGCGGCGTCTCTTCTCTTGAAATATCGGTCGACTGCACCGGACAGGAAGGCGTCGCCATCCATGATGCAGACACGCTGGCCACGGCGCTTTCCGGGATTGATGCCAGCATTGCGACCATCGCTCTTGATCATCGCGGCAAAGGCTCCGGCACCTCGGTTGCCGGACTGCTCGCGCTCTGGGGCGAAGATCACGGAAAAGCGGAAGCTTTGAAGTTTTCCTTCAATATTGACCCTATCGGCCTTCTCATGCGGACTGGCGAAGTTGAAGGCGGAATCGACTCTGCATTCGAGCGAACAGCAGAGCTCTCACGCCTGCTTTGCCTGCGCTATCCGAACTCCACCACGCTTCGCGTCGATTCCCGTCCTGTGCACGAAGCTGGCGGCTCTGAGGCCCAGGAACTTGGCGCGCTGATGGCCCACGCGGTCGACACGATGCGCCGCCTCGACGCCACGGGGTATGACGTCAACGCCCTGCCCTCGCAGACCGTTTTCACGGTCGCGACCGGCGCCAATTACGGCCTCGAAATCGCCAAGCTGCGGGCGGCCCGCCGTCTCTGGGCACGGGTACAGGACGCCATGGAGATCGACGTTGAGCCGATGCTTCTCCAGTCGGTCAGCTCAGCGCGCATGCTGACGCGTTATGATGCGTGGACGAACATGCTGCGCAATACGGCGGCCTGTTTTGCAGGGTCTGCTGGCGGCGCTGATATCGTCACCGTCCGCGCTTTCAACGAAGCGCTCGGCGTGCCTGAAGAGCTGGGCCGGCGCACCGCCCGCAACACGCAGATTATCGCGATGGAAGAGTCCGGCCTTGGCCGCGTCGCAGACCCGGCAGGCGGCTCATGGTTTGAGGAAACGCTGGCCAGCGATCTGGCTGAAGCGGCCTGGAAGGAATTCCAGCAGATTGAGGCCGAAGGCGGGCTTGTGAAAAGCCTCGAAGCAGGCGCCCTCCAAGGCCGTATCGCGGACATGCGCGATGCCCGGTTCAAGGCCATCGCCAAGCGCAAAATCCCGCTGACCGGCGTCAGCGAGTTTCCGCTTCTGGACGGCGAAGACGCCCCGACGGCTGAGATCAAGTTTGAGAGCAAAGCCGCTGCCGTCTCAAGCGAAGGGCTTCGTTCCTTCCTGAAAGACCTGCCCGATAAATCAGGATCCGCCACCACGGCGGACGCACTAACAACCATTCATCTGGCGCGTGACTTCGAAACCCTGAGGGACCGCGCCGCAGCGCATGAACAGGCCAAAGGCGCCCTGCCCGCGATCTACATCGCGACGCTCGGTCCGCTCGCCGAACACAATGCCCGCGTCGACTTTGCCCGCAACCTCTTCGCCGCTGGCGGTATCGTCGCCAAGGAGCCGACCGTTCCGCCAGAAAGCCCCGAAGACATTGCGGCTGGCTTCAAGGCCTCTGGCTGCCGCATCGCCGTCATTTGCGGCGCTGACAAACGCTATGAGGCCGAAGCGGGCGACGCGGCACGCACGCTCAAAGAGGCGGGTGCCCAGCGCGTCTTCATCGCAGGCAAGGCCGAAGCGCCCAATGTCGACACGCCTATTTTCATGGGCTGCGATGCCGTCGATGTTCTGGAACTGGCCCAGGCCGAACTGGGAGTTGCGAAATGAACCGCATCGCAATGGCCGCCATTGCATCCGGCGCAGGTTTGCTGAGCGCCTGCTCAACCGGATCGGCTGATCCTCGCATTGTCGGCAAGTGGAATTGCCGGGGGGTGAACACGGCGGAGCGGCTCGAATACAATACCGCCATCCACTTCAAGTCCAGCGGGTCTTACGAAGCGACCTCGACCATTGAAGGCGACGAGAAGGGCCAAAAGGTCCGGATTCAGATGATTGAAAAGGGCAAGTGGTCTGTCGACGGCAACACTTTTACCGACAGCCCATCCGGCAAGTCGAAAATCACGTCCGTCACGGTTGGATCGAACAGTTTGCCTGAAGAATTCTACGAGCAGATTGCCAATGAATATTACGCAAAACAGGACGCCTCGGACAGCGTTTCGCAGATCGTGACACTGACAGAGACCGATTTGACGCTCGACGATGGCATGAAGCTGTTCTGCGAACGATGAGCCAAGGAGCGAAACCGATGACTACACTCCCCGATTTCACCAAAGTCGACCTTGGCACGCTTAAAGGCGCTGGCGCCCAGCGCGTCTTCATCGCCGGCAAGACCGAAGCGCCTTATGTCGACACGCCGATCTTCATGGGATGCAACGCCGTCGAAGTGCTGGAACTCGCCCAGGCTGAACTCGGAGTTGCGAAGGGCTAGCACGTGGAACGCGACTACGATCATCTCTCCAAGGCCGAACGCAAACAGGCTATTGAAATTGAGGAGCGGCTGCGTGGGCCTTCCGGGCGCATGCCACTTGCATGGGAGCTGAAGCGTCGAAAAGAGCATCTCGAGAAAGTCAAACCAAGACTTGAGAAACGTTTCCGTCTGCTTCTTCTGGTTTCGGCGCCTACCGGCGCCATTGCATTCATCATCTGTATCGCATCCAGGCTTGGCTGGCTGAATTTCTCCAATGACTGGGCATTGGTCGCGCTTCTGGCTGTCGTTTTGCTTCCGGCAGGGCTTGTTGAACTTTGGGCCCGGTGGCCATTGATGAACATGCCGGGCAACATCGACGAACTGAACACTGAACTGATGATACTGGACACCTACATCGAGCGAAAGGAACCGTCTCAATGACATTCCCCGATTTCACTAAAGTCGACCTTGGCACGCTTGATGGCAAGGCGCCTTCTGGCCCCCGTAAACGGACGCTGGAAACGCCGGAAGGCATTGATCTGGCGACCGCCTATTCGGCTGAGGACACCCAAGGCCTCGACTTTCTCGACGACTTTCCGGGCCTCGCGCCATTTGGCCGTGGCCCCTACCCGACCATGTATACGCAGCGCCCCTGGACCGTGCGCCAATATGCCGGCTTCTCCACCGCTGAGGACTCCAACGCCTTCTACCGGCGCAATCTCGCGGCGGGCCAAAAAGGCCTCTCAGTTGCCTTCGATCTTGCAACCCACAGGGGATATGACTCTGACCATGTTCGCGTGACAGGCGATGTTGGGATGGCCGGTGTGGCCATCGACAGCATCTATGACATGCGCACGCTCTTCTCAGGCATCCCGCTCGACCAAATGTCGGTGTCGATGACGATGAACGGCGCCGTGCTGCCAATTCTGGCGCTCTATATTGCAGCGGCTGAGGAACAGGGCGTCACGCCAGACAAGCTCGCCGGGACGATCCAGAACGACATCCTCAAAGAGTTCATGGTGCGGAACACCTATATCTACCCGCCCAAGCCAAGCATGCGCATAATTTCGGACATCTTCGCCTACACGTCTGAAAACATGCCAAAATATAACTCCATCTCGATCTCCGGCTACCACATGCAGGAAGCTGGCGCGACGGCGGACCTGGAGCTTGCCTACACGCTCGCCGATGGCATCGAATATATTCGCGCCGGCATCGCAGCGGGCCTCGACGTCGACAAGTTCGCGCCGCGCCTCTCCTTCTTCTGGGCGATTGGCATGAACACCTTCATGGAAGTCGCCAAAATGCGCGCGGCCCGCCTTCTCTGGGCAAAACTGGTGGCAAAGGAGTTCTCTCCGAAGAATTCGAAGTCGCTCTCGCTGCGCACACACAGCCAGACCTCTGGTTGGTCGCTGACGGCGCAGGACGTCTATAACAATGTCATCCGCACCTGCCTCGAAGGCATCGCGGCTGTCGGCGGACAGACCCAGTCGCTGCACACAAACAGCTTCGACGAAGCGCTCGCCCTACCAACCGATTTCTCGGCCCGCATTTCGCGTAACACGCAGCTCTTCCTGCAACAGGAAGGCGGCGCGGCCCAGACAATCGACCCATGGGGCGGCTCTTACTATGTCGAGCGCCTGACGCATGACCTCGCGGCCAAGGCGCTCGAACATATCGAGGAAGTCGAGAAGCTCGGCGGCATGCGTAAGGCCATCGAAGAAGGCGTGCCGAAGCTGCGCATTGAGGAAGCCGCCGCCCGCACGCAGGCGCGTATCGATAGCGGCGAACAGACCGTCGTCGGCGTCAACAAATTCCTGCTTGATCAGGATGAGGATGTGCCGGTTCTGAAAGTGGATAATGCCACCGTCCGCCGCATGCAGCTTGATAAGCTGAAACGCCTCAAGGCTGACCGGGATCAGGCCGAAGTCGACGCCAAGCTGGACGCCATTGCTGCGGCCGCTGCCGGCACAGAAGGCAATTTGCTTGCCCTCGCCGTCGATGCCGCCCGCGCCAAGGCGACCGTCGGTGAAATCTCCGAAGCGGTTGAACGCAGCCAGGGTCGCCATCAGGCGGTTATCCGCTCGATCAAGGGCGTCTATGGCGGCTCCATCGGTAAGGATGAAAAGGCTGAAATGGCCCGCTCGCTCGCCATTGCCTTCGAAAACCAGAAAGGCCGCAAGCCGAAGATCTACATCGCAAAGATGGGACAGGACGGGCATGACCGCGGCCAGAAAGTCGTTGCGTCGGCCCTGATGGACCTTGGCTGGGACGTCGAAATCGGCCCCCTCTTCCAGACCCCGGAAGAAGCCGCCAAGAGCGCACGCGAAGCTGGCGTCGATATCGTTGCCGCCTCCTCGCTCGCGGCCGGGCACCTGACCCTCGTACCAGAGCTTCGCCGGGCGCTGGGCAATGAGGGCGCGGTGAAGACGCAGATCATGGTGGGCGGCGTTATTCCGCCCGGTGATTTCGATGCGCTGCGCACGGCAGGTGCCACCGCCATCTTCCCGCCAGGCACCGTCATCGCAGACGCCGCCCGCGCCATGCTGGAAGCCCTCGAAGACGGTCCCGTCGATACGGCTGCGGAGTAGACGCTGAGCAAGCTGATCGACATTGCGGGCGCGCTATTGGTGATGCTCGTTATCGGCTTTGCGGCGATCATCATCGCCGCGCAGCGGTCCGAGACTTTCTGGCTGTTTGACCTTCTCGGTCAGTTTCAGCTCGCCGCGCTGTGGGGCCTGCTGGGCGCGACGGCGTTTATGCTTGTGCCGGCATTTTTCAGCTCGTCACAGCGTAGCTATGGTCTTGTTATCGGGTTTGGTCTGATCATTCTGGCGATTGGCTGGCTCTCTGTGCGTGCGCCTCTCGATGCCCCGTCGCTTAAGGACGGACCAGCCATCAAAGTGTTTCAACACAATGTCTGGGCCAGTAATCCTGATCCCTCGCAGGTCGTGACTGCAGCCTTAGGCAGCGGCGCGGATATCGCCGCCCTCATTGAATATGAGAATGAGAGCTACGCCCCGTTTGAAGACAGGCTGTCAGCCCGCTGGCCCAGCAGCATTCAGGGCGACGCGCGTGACCGGGGCAACATTCGATTGCGGCTGATGACACGTTTTCCTGTGGTGGATAGCGAGACGCGCAGACCCGATCAGGGGCCAGCCTATTTGCGCGCGCGCCTCGCGACGCCTGACGGCGAGTTGACGGTGATCGTGGTGCATTTTACGCGGCCCTGGCCGTTCGCGCCGCGTTACGCGCAGATCAGCCAGCTGGAAAGCCTGCAGACTGAACTCGCCCGCATCAAAGGGCCGGTTGTCCTTCTGGGGGACTTCAACTCGGCGGCATGGGGACGGATTGCCAAACCGCTAAAGGGTGAAAGCAAGTTCCAGCTGATCAATAATCCTGCTGTCGGAACCTGGCCCGGCCGCCTGCGAGACCGCCAGACTGCGGACACGCTGGACTGGCCGAGGGCGCTCTCGATCCCGATTGATCTCACCTTCTGCCGCGGCCCGGTGATCTGCGCCAATCACAAGGTCGGCTCGGCAAATGGCTCGGACCACAGAGCGGTGACCTTTGAGTTGCAGCTCACCGACAGGTAATTTTGAACCGAATGTTCGCCCGTTGCGGCCTGATGCCCTAGATGTAAAAATACCCATTGTTCAGGTTCAGACAGGCGACAAATCATGAAACGTTTCTCAACGCTGGCGACAGCTTCAGCCCTTACTGCAATGGCAGCTGCCGCTGCGCCTGTGACCCCTGATCAGGCCGAAGCGCTGCTCGTCGAAAACGGCGCGACCGATATCGATGTTCAGGCCCCAAAACCTGGCTCCGTCACGATCGCCGCCACGCTGGACTCCGGGTATGACATCATCCTGAGACTGGGCGGTTGTGACGAGGAAGGTGGCTGTGATTATGCCCTGTTCTTCGTCAACTTTACGCCTGAAAGCACGTCAACGGACGACATGATCTACAAGACGATCATGTATAATGACAGCTTCCCGTTCGGTCGGGCCTTCGCTATTTTCGATA contains:
- a CDS encoding methylmalonyl-CoA mutase family protein, whose amino-acid sequence is MADGFLELSGAFDDATEAEWLAAVEKALKGGGLERITRSSDDGIAIRPLYRESDFQSATDPRGLPGAEPFLRGAEAEPDPFLPWDIRQVFTHPDPEVTNQEVLRDLERGVSSLEISVDCTGQEGVAIHDADTLATALSGIDASIATIALDHRGKGSGTSVAGLLALWGEDHGKAEALKFSFNIDPIGLLMRTGEVEGGIDSAFERTAELSRLLCLRYPNSTTLRVDSRPVHEAGGSEAQELGALMAHAVDTMRRLDATGYDVNALPSQTVFTVATGANYGLEIAKLRAARRLWARVQDAMEIDVEPMLLQSVSSARMLTRYDAWTNMLRNTAACFAGSAGGADIVTVRAFNEALGVPEELGRRTARNTQIIAMEESGLGRVADPAGGSWFEETLASDLAEAAWKEFQQIEAEGGLVKSLEAGALQGRIADMRDARFKAIAKRKIPLTGVSEFPLLDGEDAPTAEIKFESKAAAVSSEGLRSFLKDLPDKSGSATTADALTTIHLARDFETLRDRAAAHEQAKGALPAIYIATLGPLAEHNARVDFARNLFAAGGIVAKEPTVPPESPEDIAAGFKASGCRIAVICGADKRYEAEAGDAARTLKEAGAQRVFIAGKAEAPNVDTPIFMGCDAVDVLELAQAELGVAK
- a CDS encoding endonuclease/exonuclease/phosphatase family protein; its protein translation is MLVIGFAAIIIAAQRSETFWLFDLLGQFQLAALWGLLGATAFMLVPAFFSSSQRSYGLVIGFGLIILAIGWLSVRAPLDAPSLKDGPAIKVFQHNVWASNPDPSQVVTAALGSGADIAALIEYENESYAPFEDRLSARWPSSIQGDARDRGNIRLRLMTRFPVVDSETRRPDQGPAYLRARLATPDGELTVIVVHFTRPWPFAPRYAQISQLESLQTELARIKGPVVLLGDFNSAAWGRIAKPLKGESKFQLINNPAVGTWPGRLRDRQTADTLDWPRALSIPIDLTFCRGPVICANHKVGSANGSDHRAVTFELQLTDR
- the scpA gene encoding methylmalonyl-CoA mutase, whose translation is MTFPDFTKVDLGTLDGKAPSGPRKRTLETPEGIDLATAYSAEDTQGLDFLDDFPGLAPFGRGPYPTMYTQRPWTVRQYAGFSTAEDSNAFYRRNLAAGQKGLSVAFDLATHRGYDSDHVRVTGDVGMAGVAIDSIYDMRTLFSGIPLDQMSVSMTMNGAVLPILALYIAAAEEQGVTPDKLAGTIQNDILKEFMVRNTYIYPPKPSMRIISDIFAYTSENMPKYNSISISGYHMQEAGATADLELAYTLADGIEYIRAGIAAGLDVDKFAPRLSFFWAIGMNTFMEVAKMRAARLLWAKLVAKEFSPKNSKSLSLRTHSQTSGWSLTAQDVYNNVIRTCLEGIAAVGGQTQSLHTNSFDEALALPTDFSARISRNTQLFLQQEGGAAQTIDPWGGSYYVERLTHDLAAKALEHIEEVEKLGGMRKAIEEGVPKLRIEEAAARTQARIDSGEQTVVGVNKFLLDQDEDVPVLKVDNATVRRMQLDKLKRLKADRDQAEVDAKLDAIAAAAAGTEGNLLALAVDAARAKATVGEISEAVERSQGRHQAVIRSIKGVYGGSIGKDEKAEMARSLAIAFENQKGRKPKIYIAKMGQDGHDRGQKVVASALMDLGWDVEIGPLFQTPEEAAKSAREAGVDIVAASSLAAGHLTLVPELRRALGNEGAVKTQIMVGGVIPPGDFDALRTAGATAIFPPGTVIADAARAMLEALEDGPVDTAAE